One Burkholderia sp. 9120 genomic window, ACTCGTGCGCGACCTTACGGACCTTTTCCATCATCAGCACGTGCGGAGCCAACGCGTCCCGGATCGTCGGATCGAGACGCAGTGCGCGCGGCCAGCAGGCGTCGAGGTTCGCGGACGTGACCGAGTCGCCGCTCGCAAACAGCGTGACATCGTGACCGAGGTCGACCAGCGCTTCGGTCAGGTACGACACGACGCGTTCGGTGCCGCCATAGAGTTTCGGCGGGACGGCTTCATACAACGGCGCAATTTGGGCGATTCGCATGCGTTTCTCCTGTTCATATCGGCTTCGCACAGCAATGCTCGGTTCGAGCGAAGCGCGAATGCCTGTCGGACGGTTGGGCGCGGTAAGCCGCCGCCCGGGGGTGCTCCGAACCTGCATCGGGTAATCCCTTAGCGTCCATTATCGGGATCGGCCGAGCGAATTCGAGTTATTTTTCAAACGCTTAATGTTGTTACAGCGCGAAACATGGTGCGTTACAGGTCGGCTGGACGCTCACCGTGGGCATTCAGCCGATAGTCGCGGCACGTAATGAAACGCTGCGCAGCCTCCAGCAAGGCGCGCGCCTGACGGCTGGAGGGCAATACCTACGCCCCTGCGTAAGGACGCGTTGCGCTGAAGTGAAATGGTCTTATAATTCTTTTTCACCGCTGCAAAGGTGCGGATTCAGAGTCGCTCAAGGCTCACCATTCAGTCCGTACCCGTCTCCAGGCGAGTATTCAAAGCGCATTGCAAACCGCAAATTGCGCGCATACCGCGCCAACTCTCTCCCTCGCGCGCGGCCCTGTGTAGGAATTATTCCTACACGAATGACGGATTAATCCGTCAGACAGGCTGGGTGTCTGTCCGATTTTCGTCCGCCGCCCCTTTCGAGACAATGTGCGCAAGACCAGAAACGAGCCGATTCGTGCGGTTGGGGTGCGCGCGTTCGAGCAAACGTTTCCGTAACGGCCTGACCAGCCAGATTTACCCCGGGGGAATCATGAGCGCGACAAGCGAAATGCTCAATGAGATCAGAGAAGTCAACCTGTCGTATCTCCTGCTAGCGCAGCGATTGCTGCGCGAAGACAAGCCGATGGGCATGTTTCGCATGGGGATTTCGGACCAGTTAGCCGATGTGCTCGCCAGTTTGTCTCTGGCGCAGACCGTGAAGCTGGCGGCGTCCAATCAGGTGTTGTGCCGTTTCCGTTTCGACGACCATGCCGTGCTGTCCGCGCTCGCGGACAAAGGCAAAACCAGCGCCGTGGCTCAGGCGCATTCCGCGATCCTGATGGCTAGCCAGCCAGTCGAGCAACTCGGCTGATGGCAGCTCGCATGTCAAACCACGCGATCAGGACGGGAGATTGGCACACGGATGGCCTATAAAAGTGTGGTGCTCGAAGTCAGGGAAATCACCCTGGCCATCGAACTGATTGAACTGGGCGCGCGCCTGCAATTGCTGGAAGCGGAAACCAGTCTGTCGCGCGACCGGCTCATCAAGCTGTACAAGGAATTGAAAGGGGTGTCGCCACCCAAGGGCATGTTGCCGTTTTCGACCGACTGGTTCATGACCTGGCAGCCGAACTTTCACTCCTCGCTGTTCTACAACATCTACCGTTTCATGGCCGGCCACGGCGGTTGCCAGACGATCCAGTCGATCGTGAAAAGCTACCGGCTGTATCTGGAACATGTCCAGTTGCACGACGACGAGCCGGTGCTCAGCCTCACGCGGGCGTGGACGCTGGTGCGCTTCTTCGATTCCGGCATGCTGCAAATGACCGCCTGCTGCCGTTGCGGGGGACATTTTGTCGCGCACGCACACGATCCGCAGCATGCGTTCGTCTGCGGGTTGTGCCAGCCGCCGTCGCGGGCCGGTAAGACAAAGAAATTCGCCGACGCCAAGAAATTCGCCGACGCTCGCGCCCGCGAGAACCTTGCCGAGCTCGAAGCCTGAGTCGTGGCGACTACGGGCGGCCAACACAGCCACCCCGGCCGCCACAGCCGCCCGCGGCACGCCGACGCACCCCGCGCCGGCCGCTTCCCTATCCGGCGGACCCTCCGGTCCGCCCGTCCCGCGCCGACCCTTGCCGGGTCTGGCGCACCCGACTCTGGTTTACACCGGAGCGACGAGCCGCTTTTCCACCAAAGTTTTCTGCTCCGTTGCCGTAAACCAGATTAACGACGGTCACCGTCGCTTCTTTGTGAGGGCTCGGCAGTGCTGATTTTCGTGGGAACTCTCGTGACGCTGTTGTCCGTTTTCGGCGGTTACGCGCTGGAAGGCGGCCATCTTGGCGCGCTGCTGCAGCCTGTTGAAGTGCTGATGATCGTCGGTGCCGGCGTCGGCGCGTTCATTCTCGGCAACGGAATGAAGACGATCAAGGCGACGCTGCGCGTCATTCCAACCCTGTTCAAGGGCGCGAAGTACAACAAGGACGTCTACATGGAGCTGATGGCGCTCCTCTACGTCCTGCTCGCCAAGGCGCGCAAGGAAGGCACGCTGACGCTGGAAGCGGACATCGACGATCCGTCGAAGAGTCCGATCTTCACGCAATACCCGAAGATTCTCGCCGACCATCACATCATCGAATTCCTGACCGACTACCTGCGCTTGAT contains:
- the flhD gene encoding flagellar transcriptional regulator FlhD translates to MSATSEMLNEIREVNLSYLLLAQRLLREDKPMGMFRMGISDQLADVLASLSLAQTVKLAASNQVLCRFRFDDHAVLSALADKGKTSAVAQAHSAILMASQPVEQLG
- the flhC gene encoding flagellar transcriptional regulator FlhC — encoded protein: MAYKSVVLEVREITLAIELIELGARLQLLEAETSLSRDRLIKLYKELKGVSPPKGMLPFSTDWFMTWQPNFHSSLFYNIYRFMAGHGGCQTIQSIVKSYRLYLEHVQLHDDEPVLSLTRAWTLVRFFDSGMLQMTACCRCGGHFVAHAHDPQHAFVCGLCQPPSRAGKTKKFADAKKFADARARENLAELEA